Genomic segment of Gammaproteobacteria bacterium:
ACATACACGATGTCCGTTTCGTACGCGTGCACCTCGATCAGTCCCGGTCCGGTGCGACGGCTGGCATGCACCTTGTATTCGGGCGTCTCCAGCAGGGGCGCGCCACGGGCGAAGGCGGCGGTAACCGCGTCGCGGTCGAGGTAGGTGACCGCTGACGCGACCGCGCCGGCGGCCAGCGCTTCCGCCCCGACGCGCGCGATGTCCTCGTCCTGCTGCGCGCTGGCAGCACCGCTGACGCCCAGGGCGCCGACCACCTGGCCGTCGACCACGACCGGCACGCCACCCTGCAGTGGCGTGAAATCGGGCAGCGTGACCATGGTGGTCCGCCCACCGTTGACCAGGTCTTCGAATACCCGCGTAGGCTTTTTAAACAGTACCGCGGTGCGCGCCTTGCCGACGGCGATGTCCGCGCTGGCGACAAAGGTGTTGTCGAGCCGTTCCAGGGCGATGAGATGGCCGCCGGCATCGACCACTGCGATGCTGCCACCCGGCGCCTTGAGCCGGTCTGCCTCCTTCACGGCGGCCGCGATGACCTGTTT
This window contains:
- a CDS encoding heme-binding protein, yielding MNRVPLITAALVIFCGSAGGQPATTSQTVITLAGAKQVIAAAVKEADRLKAPGGSIAVVDAGGHLIALERLDNTFVASADIAVGKARTAVLFKKPTRVFEDLVNGGRTTMVTLPDFTPLQGGVPVVVDGQVVGALGVSGAASAQQDEDIARVGAEALAAGAVASAVTYLDRDAVTAAFARGAPLLETPEYKVHASRRTGPGLIEVHAYETDIVYVLEGEATFVTGGRLLDGKVTAPGEIRGSQLEGGNVQQLAPGDVVVVPRGTPHWFREIGTAPFLYFVVKPIAAPGGAS